Proteins encoded in a region of the Apostichopus japonicus isolate 1M-3 chromosome 19, ASM3797524v1, whole genome shotgun sequence genome:
- the LOC139960179 gene encoding intraflagellar transport protein 70A-like, with translation MANFDIKDGEYTSTIYTMIKESRYPDAVQILSQQLQNHPKSRGALSLLGYCYFHIQDYINASDCYEQLVQLHPEEEDYKLYYAQSLYHACMYPEAMKATFQIENPEYQPKITKLQAAVKYGEEDLPAAKSLVEQCPSEDPDTEVNLGCLLFKEGHFQQACQKFQSAMQILGYRPDLSYNIALCYYSLKQYAPALKHIADIIERGIREHPELSVGMTTEGIDVRSVGNTLILHETALIEAFNLKAAIEYQLKNTEASQEALTDMPPRAEEELDPVTLHNQALMNMEEQPTQGFEKLQFLLQQNPFPPVTFGNLLILYIKFEYYDLAADVLAENAHLTFKFLSPYLFQFLDAVITMQTSREEAYRKLDEIATQHTEMLRKLTKEVQEARLHHDDESVKKAVNEYDEALERYIPVLMQQAKIYWDMENYSQVEKIFRKSVEFCNEHDVWKLNVAHVLFMQENKYKEAIGFYEPIVKKNYDNILSVSAIVLANLCVSYIMTSQNEEAEELMRKIEKEEEQVSYDEPDKKIYHLCIVNLVIGTLYCAKGNYEFGISRVIKSLEPYKQKLGTDTFFYAKRCFLSLLENMAKHMIMLRDSVVHDCIHFLEQCEAYGRDVKAIVEQPLEEEPLHEGKNTVSFQSRILKSLFRELI, from the exons ATGGCAAACTTTGATATAAAAGATGGGGAATATACCTCGACAATCTACACAATG ATTAAAGAGAGTAGATATCCTGATGCCGTACAAATTCTTTCTCAGCAATTACAAAATCATCCAAAG TCAAGGGGAGCTCTCTCTCTGCTTGGGTATTGTTATTTCCATATCCAAGATTACATAAATGCTTCGGACTGCTATGAACAACTGGTACAACTTCATCCAGAGGAGGAAGATTACAAGCTTTATTATGCTCAATCCCTCTACCACGCTTGTATGTACCCAGAGGCTATGAAAGCTACCTTTCAAATTGAAAATCCAGAGTACCAGCCCAAG ATCACTAAATTACAAGCTGCTGTTAAATATGGTGAAGAAGACTTGCCAGCTGCTAAG AGCTTAGTGGAACAATGCCCCTCTGAAGACCCCGACACAGAGGTCAATCTTGGTTGTCTGCTGTTCAAAGAAGGTCATTTTCAACAGGCCTGCCAGAAGTTCCAAAGTGCTATGCAGATTCTGGGCTACAGACCAG ATTTGTCTTACAACATTGCCCTGTGTTACTACAGCTTAAAGCAGTATGCTCCAGCATTAAAACACATTGCTGACATCATTGAGAGAGGCATTAGAGAACATCCAG AACTGAGTGTCGGCATGACAACTGAAGGCATTGATGTACGTAGTGTGGGTAACACCCTGATCCTTCACGAAACTGCCCTGATTGAGGCATTCAATTTGAAGGCTGCCATTGAGTATCAACTGAAAAACA CTGAAGCATCTCAGGAGGCATTAACTGACATGCCCCCCAGAGCTGAAGAG GAGTTGGACCCTGTCACCTTGCACAACCAAGCTTTGATGAATATGGAAGAACAACCGACCCAGGGTTTTGAGAAACTTCAATTCCTCCTACAACAGAATCCATTTCCTCCAGTGACGTTTGGCAATTTGTTGATTCTTTACATCAAGTTTGAG TATTACGATCTCGCAGCGGATGTTTTGGCGGAAAACGCTCACCTGACCTTCAAATTTCTCAGTCCTTACCTGTTTCAATTCTTGGACGCTGTGATCACGATGCAGACGTCCAGAGAAGAGGCCTACAGGAAGCTAGACGAAATCGCCACCCAACATACGGAGATGCTACGGAAGCTGACCAAAGAGGTGCAAGAGGCGAGGCTTCACCACGACGACGAGTCAGTGAAGAAGGCCGTCAACGAATATGACGAGGCCTTAGAAAG ATATATTCCAGTGCTGATGCAACAAGCCAAGATTTACTGGGACATGGAGAACTACAGCCAAGTGGAGAAAATCTTCAGAAAGTCGGTGGAATTCTGCAACGAGCACGACGTCTGGAAACTGAACGTAGCCCACGTACTGTTCATGCAAGAGAATAAGTACAAAGAAGCCATAGGATTCTACGAACCGATCGTGAAGAAAAATTATGACAAT atATTAAGTGTTAGTGCCATAGTCTTGGCTAATCTATGCGTATCCTACATCATGACCAGTCAGAACGAGGAG GCGGAGGAGTTGATGCGTAAAATCGAGAAGGAAGAGGAGCAGGTGTCGTACGACGAACCAGATAAGAAGATTTACCATCTGTGCATAGTCAACCTGGTCATAGGGACCCTCTATTGTGCCAAGGGCAACTATGAATTTGGTATCTCCAGGGTCATCAAGAGCCTGGAACCATACAAGCAAAAG CTCGGTACGGATACTTTCTTCTACGCTAAGAGATGCTTTCTCTCTCTGCTGGAGAATATGGCCAAACATATGATAATGCTCAGAGACAGTGTTGTGCATGATTGCATTCATTTCTTGGAACAGTGTGAAG CTTACGGAAGGGATGTGAAGGCAATAGTGGAGCAACCCCTGGAGGAAGAACCTTTACACGAAGGAAAGAACACCGTATCGTTCCAATCCAGAATACTGAAGAGTCTCTTCCGAGAACTGATTTGA
- the LOC139960180 gene encoding major facilitator superfamily domain-containing protein 6-A-like has product MLYSVSGHKEHVIPNYWSFVLAYGYFSILQVDEFALKSHRRSSRGHFGLIVYFSKVLHIKQIEKMVTFPCINMSLVSLKLIYFTYIASMTVIRPYLALFMYELGMNPFQVGCLKSLEPLAILVCSPIWGSIADKYQISKILLVVCVIGSAIFLPLQLFVPPVTLFASIECAPNHLNTSFTGADGNRSSEVDDIPSISSEQNKELFPTISQLTFWMMAVLSFLDDFFVAGFLPLLDAHTMQLVSRYPKATYGGQRWTGAFAVIALSPIIGLLTDWFEVSGITLGDFYFLQSTYLPSFVLFSGLIFISVIPVLKLEDVHSLGSPSSFSRELFLIFRDLHVILSFLVFIVAGACKGIVGAFVFIFLDELDATKLLMSLSLVVTCSIETPFLIYSGRIIDKLGYEAVFCLGLFAYAVRLFCYSILVDPLYVLPIEMLHGVCYGLLWPSCTEYANHIAPEGMSATLQSLTHAAKAGVGEILGVALGGLLYKVYGARALFRQAAGAALFVLILYMIDWLLLGGGSGGKRDGGSKLGEDREIKPLLLKEDRKEHKK; this is encoded by the exons ATGTTGTATAGTGTATCTGGACACAAGGAACACGTTATACCCAACTACTGGAGTTTTGTGCTAGCCTACGGCTATTTTTCAATATTGCAAGTTGACGAATTTGCCCTGAAGTCTCATCGACGTTCTAGCAGGGGTCACTTTGGCTTAATAGTATACTTCTCCAAG GTTCTTCacataaaacaaattgaaaagatGGTGACGTTTCCTTGCATCAACATGAGTCTGGTCTCTCTGAAATTGATATACTTTACATATATTGCAT CCATGACAGTAATTCGTCCATATCTTGCATTGTTTATGTACGAACTCGGAATGAATCCTTTTCAAGTTGGATGTCTCAAATCTCTAGAGCCCTTGGCCATTTTGGTTTGCAGTCCCATCTGGGGTTCAATCGCTGATAAATACCAGATCAGCAAAATTCTCTTGGTCGTCTGCGTCATTGGTTCCGCTATATTCTTACCCCTTCAATTATTCGTTCCACCGGTGACATTATTTGCTTCCATAGAATGCGCGCCAAATCATTTGAATACAAGTTTCACCGGAGCAGACGGTAATCGTTCATCTGAGGTAGACGATATACCTTCAATTTCAAGTGAGCAGAATAAGGAACTTTTTCCCACCATTTCTCAATTGACATTTTGGATGATGGCCGTGTTATCTTTCCTTGATGATTTCTTTGTCGCAGGATTTCTTCCATTGTTAGATGCACACACTATGCAGTTGGTCAGCCGGTATCCAAAAGCCACGTACGGTGGTCAACGATGGACAGGTGCATTCGCGGTGATTGCACTCTCGCCGATTATTGGTCTACTGACCGACTGGTTTGAAGTTAGCGGTATTACACTCGGTGATTTTTACTTCCTTCAGTCCACATATCTTCCGTCGTTTGTTTTATTTTCGGGTTTGATCTTTATTTCTGTTATACCAGTTTTAAAACTGGAGGATGTACATAGTCTTGGATCGCCTTCGTCATTTTCTCGTGAATTATTCCTCATTTTCCGGGATCTTCATGTCATTTTGAGCTTTCTTGTATTCATAGTTGCAGGAGCGTGTAAGGGAATCGTGGGAgcatttgtatttatatttctaGATGAACTCGATGCCACAAAATTACTCATGAGTCTCTCTCTCGTAGTCACGTGCTCTATTGAAACGCCATTTTTGATATATTCGGGACGAATAATCGATAAACTCGGTTACGAGGCAGTTTTCTGCCTTGGTCTCTTCGCATATGCAGTGAGGTTATTTTGTTACTCAATATTGGTAGATCCACTGTACGTGTTACCCATTGAGATGCTACATGGTGTTTGTTATGGCCTACTGTGGCCGAGTTGCACTGAATATGCAAATCATATTGCACCGGAAGGCATGTCAGCCACTCTCCAATCCTTAACACATGCAGCTAAAGCAGGAGTAG GTGAAATTCTCGGTGTTGCTCTTGGGGGCCTTCTCTACAAAGTCTACGGGGCCCGGGCTTTATTTCGCCAGGCCGCTGGGGCAGCATTGTTTGTGTTAATACTTTACATGATCGATTGGCTGCTGCTTGGTGGTGGAAGTGGCGGCAAGAGAGACGGTGGATCGAAGTTGGGAGAAGACAGAGAAATAAAGCCATTGTTGCTTAAGGAAGATCGTAAAGAACATAAGAAATAA